GTATAGCATGGTCTTTGATTTAATagcaatttctttttaaaatatatatttctttaaagaCAAGTATCGgaatatcaaataaaaagtatttataaaatattctattattttaaatcattttaaattgttactATCAAAGAGGgttaattttcaaaaattcattttacCCCCTAATTTAATCCCAGTGTACTCCTACCCAAGTGCATCTTGGCATGGCAGATTGAGCCCGTTTGTTCAATGAGTGCTGGAGATGGGCTGGATTGGGCTGCTCCTGGGATCCTGGACCGGGAtcctgcatctgcatctgcattaTGCACACTCATTACCCTTACTCCAtatccctctctctctctcattTTGGCTTTCCGTCCCGTTCTGGTTGCCATTATCCTGCGCTCACTTCACTTTCATTTCGCATATCGTacatgtgtgtgcatgtggTTTTTTCCTGGATTTTATTCctcatttttatttacgtGCCTTACCCTTGCCACTTGAGACATTGCTTTGTTCTGTTTTATGCCACGAAAGGGTTATGAAAAAACATATATCCCGAAAAGCTTTTAGTGTGCATGCGAAACCGCGTTAAAAGCGCAGGCCAAATGCATTTGGATGGTCTCTCAACTCAGAACTAAAAATGCTCGATTCCTAAAGCCGCTTAGCAACTAAAATTCACTCAAAACTCAGCATTAAATGTTTGGTATATGAACaagtattttcaaattattaaacattgtttaatatgtttttaaataactttctatatattttctatagaTAGAACACTATAAATGTGTGTTTCTATTTTTCCAACCATTGCAACCATATTTTAGGTGGAAACGCAGTTTATGGAAACGAAATAAAAGCGATTGGTCTTAAGACTAAAAAGATTATGGTTATGGTCGAAACTTCTCAGATAAGTTCAATGGAAAACGATGACTATCCTAAAATGTTGCCATATcgtgcaatttattttgtgattttgtttttgtgtgagTGGCGTTTCGCAAAAGGAAATTGACTTGACAAGTATCAACTAAGTAGGTTCAGTCTTCAgtagaaaaaagaagaaaaagaagcaaaaaatatatttcattacaTCGAGAGTGTTCAATATCCTCCAATACGATTCGTGGTCTGTAAAACGTTGTGTTGCTGTCATTTTGTTACCGTTTTCAAGAGTCTTTATCCCATCAGGCCCATCAAAAAAACATCAAATGTTTTAGATTCGGTGTTATAAATTCCAAAAACACTCCCAACCACATGCTGGTAGTATGAATTCCGAATCGGAATTCTCGGATGAGGACCACGGTGACTCGCATCGGTCGCTACTCACACATTTGAGTTGCGAAAATGACAGCGGCAGCGAGGATACCTGCACGGAAATCCTATTGCCGGAAAACGCCAATAGTCCCGAAACGGATGACTTTGTGTACAAGGTCCTTTCGGTGGAGCAGATTGTCCAGCATCAGCGTAACATCATTGATGAGGTGAATAATGTCCTGAATTTGCCACCGCAAGTCACGCGTATTATTCTAAATCACTTCAAATGGGACAAAGAGAGCTTGTTCGAAAATTATTTCGAGAGCAATCCGCAGGATTTCTTCCAGCGTGCCCATGTCCTGAATCCTTTTGAGAAGAAGCGTGAACTCGAGTCTGCGGCGTCCACATCCTGTTCCTTGCCGCAGCTCTGTGGCATCTGCTTTTGTTCATGCGATGAGCTCAAGGGTTTGGGTTGTGGTCACAGCTTTTGTGCCGCCTGCTGGAAACAATATTTGGCCAATAAGACTTGCAGCGAGGGCTTGGCCAATACCATCAAATGTCCAGCGACCAACTGCGAGATCCTGGTGGATTATGTGTCCTTCCTGAAGCTAGCCGATGATCCGGAGGTTGTGGAGCGCTATCAGCAGCTCATCACCAACACCTTTGTGGAGTGCAACATGCTGATGAGATGGTGCCCCGCCCCCAATTGCAGCCATGCCGTCAAGGCCGTTTGCGCCGAACCACGAGCAGTCCAGTGCAAATGTGGCCATGAGTTTTGCTTTGCTTGTGGCGAAAATTGGCATGAACCCGCCAGCTGCAGTTCGCTGAAGACGTGGGTGAAAAAATGCCTTGAGGACTCGGAGACTTCGAATTGGATTGCGCAGAACACGAAGGAGTGCCCCAAGTGCAATGTGACCATCGAGAAGGATGGTGGTTGCAATCACATGGTATGCAAGAATCCATCCTGCCGCTATGATTTCTGCTGGGTGTGCCTGGGATCCTGGGAGCCGCACGGCTCGTCCTGGTACAGCTGCAATCGCttcgacgaggaggaggccaaACAGGCCAGATTGGCACAGCAGAAATATCGCTCCTCGATGGCCCGATATCTGCACTATTACAATCGCTATAGCAACCACATGCAGAGCTTGaaactggaaaataaattgtactCCAATATTCAGGCCAAAATGGATGACATGCAGGAGGAGATGAGCTGGATTGAGGTACAGTTTCTGCGCGATTCCGTCGATGTCCTATGCCAATGTCGCACCACTCTGATGTACAGCTATGTGTTCGCCTTCTATCTGATGAACAACAATCAGAAGATCATATTCGAGGATAATCAAAAGGACATGGAAATGGCCACCGAGAAGCTCTCCGAGTGCCTGGAGCGAGAGATCACTGTGAAGAATATCTACGAAGTTAAACAAAAGGTCCTGGACTTATCGCACTATTGCCAAAAACGACGACATGTCCTTCTTTGCCACGTGAGGGAGGGTTACGAAAATGACTGGTGGGAATTCAAAGAGGAGACTACCACATAACTCGTATAATCCACAAGACACCTATGGTCGAGACACATGcaacacaacaaaaatggaaatttatacTGAAGACTTTAtaagaaacacacacaaaatgtcTTTCGGTTTCCACTGCTCGGGTTGAATTGATTTCAGTTCACTCGACaaagatttttcaaaattttacagtttTGATACAGaaagagaaaaatatataccaaATATAACACCAACAACTATATTggttatattttgtattaaaatgTCACGCTGTTAGAATGTAGCAATGCAGTCTTCTATAAGCTCCTCTCATAAACTAAAGTAGTTTAGAATTTGGAAGGATTATTTGCTTTAATCAAGCTACTGAGACTTTTGTGCCATTTCCTGCGAAGTGTAGATCCAATCTACTTATATCGCCAGCCCCACTGTTTGCTCTCCTTCGCGGCCCCCTAATATGCGTCTGGCTTTTGTAATTATAACATAAATCAATCCCAATTTCATGTTATACTTTTCAGCGGAGCAAAGCGATTAATGTCGACAATGGACCAGAGAGATATGGCATGGCAAGaggaaaatcataaataagCCATATATTGCCATGGCCAATAACGGAATGGAACGAAATGCACACCccaccgaccgaccgaccgatcGACCGTATGAACcgtatgaaaaatatttccttATCGCGATGCTTCCCCAAGAGAAACGCCGCCAGGTGCAAAACGAAACGTGTGGATATATGTATTGAAGTGTTGGGGGGTTTTTGTGGGGGGTtaggaactgggaactggaaaAGCCTTGGCCAATAGATTTACGGCAAACGGCAGCCGAGTCGTGCCTGCCTTGGCTTGGAGTGTGAATTTTCGCACCCGTGATGAAGtttccaattaaattttattggatttcAAATTGAGGCTGAGACTCAAGCTGCTGATCCGAtgcctttgcctttttccAGCTTCGACTTCGGCtggtaaatatttgcgcaCCATTGTTGTGGCAAGTGTTGAAAGTGGGCGGTGCAGTGCTAACCCCCATGCAACCTCCAAAATCCACCCACCAACTTCCCCCTACCATCACACAATCCTCTCTCGCTCGCAGAGTGATTTCTTATGGCAGTTCAATTGCGGGGTCATCAACGTGTCAGCATTCGAATTGCTGCACCATTGCGGATGCCACAAGGTTGCACCCTGGAATTGACTAATTTATGAATGCATTGTGGGAACGCCTCGAGAATTTCGGCACTCACAATTACGGTCTGCAATGGGCAGTAAATATTTCAGAACGAGGTGAAAGTTGTTGACTGGCTGAACATAGAAGAAATGAGAATTTATACGATTAAATTCCTGGTAGCTAAACGGAAGTTGTTgattattgaatatatataatgaatatgcatgaaattaatatttaattattgtaagCTTAATCATACTAAGCTTGTCTGTATACCTTTCCAAAACGGCTATCAAGCactttaaaaattgaattcagACCGCTTTCAATTACTTGAATTTGCCTTATCAACTTACACTTTGCTTCTTTCTCGTCTCGGCCCAACTTTAAGCTGTGGGCCT
This genomic interval from Drosophila teissieri strain GT53w chromosome 3L, Prin_Dtei_1.1, whole genome shotgun sequence contains the following:
- the LOC122616958 gene encoding E3 ubiquitin-protein ligase ariadne-1; this encodes MNSESEFSDEDHGDSHRSLLTHLSCENDSGSEDTCTEILLPENANSPETDDFVYKVLSVEQIVQHQRNIIDEVNNVLNLPPQVTRIILNHFKWDKESLFENYFESNPQDFFQRAHVLNPFEKKRELESAASTSCSLPQLCGICFCSCDELKGLGCGHSFCAACWKQYLANKTCSEGLANTIKCPATNCEILVDYVSFLKLADDPEVVERYQQLITNTFVECNMLMRWCPAPNCSHAVKAVCAEPRAVQCKCGHEFCFACGENWHEPASCSSLKTWVKKCLEDSETSNWIAQNTKECPKCNVTIEKDGGCNHMVCKNPSCRYDFCWVCLGSWEPHGSSWYSCNRFDEEEAKQARLAQQKYRSSMARYLHYYNRYSNHMQSLKLENKLYSNIQAKMDDMQEEMSWIEVQFLRDSVDVLCQCRTTLMYSYVFAFYLMNNNQKIIFEDNQKDMEMATEKLSECLEREITVKNIYEVKQKVLDLSHYCQKRRHVLLCHVREGYENDWWEFKEETTT